From Papilio machaon chromosome 2, ilPapMach1.1, whole genome shotgun sequence, the proteins below share one genomic window:
- the LOC123722426 gene encoding trypsin CFT-1-like, whose translation MRLFYDIIFLIVGLTSVLAFPGKQQRIIGGSITSIDRYPFAASLLFSWNLQQYMQSCGGTIITNRAVLSAGHCFFGDSAARWRIRVGSSWANSGGAVHNTAQIIIHPNFDYEHIDSDIAILRTATPFVYNNRVRAASIAGINYNLADNQAVWALGWGLTAVNGSASEQLRHVQIWSINQSICKSRYNELGLRITDNMLCSGWLNVGSRDQCQGDSGGPLLHNNVVVGVCSWGEKCALARYPGVNTRVSRFTSWIQANA comes from the exons ATGCGTTTattttacgatataattttcCTAATTGTAGGCCTTACATCAGTTTTGG ccTTTCCTGGAAAACAGCAAAGGATTATAGGTGGTTCAATAACCAGTATCGATAGATACCCATTTGCAGCATCTCTCTTATTCTCTTGGAACTTACAGCAGTATATGCAATCATGTGGTGGTACTATTATTACCAATCGAGCGGTTCTTTCGGCTGGTCATTGCTTTTT cgGTGATTCAGCGGCGAGGTGGCGAATTCGTGTCGGGTCTTCGTGGGCAAATAGCGGTGGCGCGGTGCACAACACCGCTCAGATTATCATCCACCCTAATTTCGATTACGAACATATCGATAGCGACATAGCCATACTGCGCACAGCCACTCCCTTCGTGTACAACAACCGAGTGCGCGCCGCTAGCATTGCGGGCATCAATTACAACCTTGCGGATAACCAAGCTGTTTGGGCTCTAGGATGGGGTCTAACAGca GTAAACGGATCTGCATCTGAGCAACTACGTCACGTCCAAATCTGGTCAATCAACCAGAGCATTTGCAAGAGTCGTTACAATGAACTGGGTCTACGAATAACCGATAACATGCTATGTTCGGGTTGGCTGAACGTGGGTAGCCGCGACCAGTGCCAGGGTGACTCTGGCGGTCCCCTGCTGCACAACAACGTTGTCGTTGGCGTCTGCTCCTGGGGAGAGAAGTGTGCACTCGCCCGTTACCCCGGTGTCAACACTCGCGTCTCTCGCTTTACTTCTTGGATCCAAGCTAATGCCTAA
- the LOC106709272 gene encoding trypsin CFT-1 yields MRALVTLFAVGIVAVAGNKVIHPIVGGVDTSIVNHPYTASLLYSADLAAYVQSCVGAILNSKTVLSAAHCFYGDATYSWRIRVGSDFANSGGTVSMTFRILNYPDFNPFYYEGDLSLLQSSSAFIFSDRIRPASIAGPNYNVGDNQPLLAIGWGKSSANATVTERLRQIQVNHINLTTCRNIYRVLSMYPSEVMLCSGWLDTYRGKECQGTTGGPLLHNNVIVGVTSWGEQCVLNHYPGISTRISNYTSWIQANV; encoded by the exons ATGCGCGCCCTAGTGACTCTTTTTGCCGTTGGCATTGTTGCCGTTGCAG GCAACAAGGTAATTCACCCAATAGTCGGCGGAGTGGACACTTCAATCGTAAACCATCCATACACTGCATCGCTGTTGTACAGCGCAGACTTAGCGGCCTACGTTCAATCTTGTGTTGGCGCTATTCTTAACAGTAAAACTGTGTTATCCGCCGCTCATTGTTTCTA TGGTGATGCAACTTACTCTTGGAGGATTCGCGTGGGCTCTGACTTCGCTAACAGCGGTGGTACCGTCTCCATGACTTTCCGTATCCTCAACTATCCCGACTTCAACCCCTTCTACTACGAAGGTGACTTATCCCTGCTGCAGTCCTCCTCGGCGTTCATCTTTAGTGACAGGATCCGACCCGCTTCCATTGCTGGCCCCAACTATAACGTCGGTGACAACCAACCCCTGTTGGCTATTGGTTGGGGTAAAAGCTCT gcCAACGCAACAGTTACTGAGAGATTGAGACAAATTCAAGTAAACCACATCAACTTGACCACATGCAGAAACATATACCGGGTCCTGTCGATGTACCCAAGTGAAGTGATGTTGTGCTCCGGCTGGCTCGATACTTATCGAGGCAAGGAGTGCCAGGGCACAACCGGAGGTCCTCTCCTACACAACAATGTGATCGTCGGAGTCACCTCATGGGGCGAACAATGCGTCCTAAACCATTACCCTGGTATTAGCACTCGCATCTCCAACTACACATCATGGATTCAAGCTAACGTCTAa
- the LOC106709268 gene encoding trypsin CFT-1: MLPYVLHQYLLEMWTLSLVTVLAVGIAAVTGQKDFKVIVGGVETSIENHPYTAALLYTADLAFYTQTCVGTVLNSRAVLSIAQCFYEDEAHSWRIRVGSNYANSGGIVHITSRIVSHPDFNFYQFTNDIALLHSVSTLTSNSVRPASIAGPNYIVQDNHPLLVVGWGKSSANATASERIRHIQVNNINMNTCRSTYVILAMYPDNNMMCSGWLDTYRGKECQGRAGGPVVHNNVIVGVTSWGEQCTLNHYPGISTRISSYTPWIQANA; this comes from the exons atgcTGCCGTATGTTTTACATCAGTATCTGTTAGAAATGTGGACATTGTCTCTAGTTACTGTTCTTGCCGTTGGCATTGCGGCCGTTACAG GCCAAAAGGACTTTAAAGTAATCGTAGGAGGAGTAGAAACTTCAATTGAAAATCATCCATACACAGCAGCGCTCTTGTACACCGCGGACTTGGCATTCTACACTCAAACTTGTGTTGGAACTGTTCTTAACAGCAGAGCTGTGTTGTCCATTGCACAATGTTTCTA TGAAGATGAGGCTCATTCCTGGCGTATACGTGTAGGTTCTAACTACGCTAACAGTGGTGGTATCGTCCACATCACGTCCCGTATCGTTAGCCATCCAGATTTCAACTTTTACCAATTCACCAATGACATAGCTCTATTACACTCCGTCTCGACGTTGACCAGCAACTCCGTTCGCCCCGCCAGCATCGCAGGACCCAATTATATCGTTCAAGACAACCATCCACTGCTAGTTGTGGGATGGGGTAAGAGCTCG GCTAACGCAACAGCTTCTGAGAGGATAAGACACATTCAAGTAAATAACATCAACATGAACACGTGCAGAAGTACTTACGTCATACTTGCGATGTATCCCGATAACAACATGATGTGCTCTGGCTGGCTTGACACGTACCGAGGCAAGGAGTGTCAGGGGAGAGCTGGCGGTCCTGTGGTCCACAACAATGTCATAGTCGGCGTCACCTCATGGGGTGAGCAATGTACCCTCAACCACTACCCCGGAATCAGCACTCGCATTTCCAGCTACACGCCTTGGATTCAAGCTAACGCGTAA